In Enterobacter sp. 638, a single window of DNA contains:
- a CDS encoding Zn-dependent oxidoreductase yields the protein MKSVVIQKPNELVIEERPLPAPAAGDVRVKIKLAGICGSDSHIYRGHNPFAKYPRVIGHEFFGVIDAVGEGVDETRLGQRVSVDPVISCGNCYPCSVGKPNVCTSLVVLGVHRDGGFSEYAVVPSKNAWHIPDAIEDKHAVMVEPFTIAANVTGHAQPTEHDVALIYGAGPMGLVTVQALKGVYRVKQVIVVDRIEERLAMAQRSGADWVINNAEQSLQAVLDEKGVKPTLIIDAACHPSILQEAITLASPAARIVLMGFSSEPSQIVQQGITGKELSIFSTRLNANKFPVVIDWLEKGLINPEKLVTHTFDYHHVTDAIELFEKDQRQCCKVLLTFGQ from the coding sequence ATGAAAAGCGTAGTGATTCAAAAACCGAATGAACTGGTGATTGAAGAACGTCCGTTACCTGCTCCTGCGGCAGGTGACGTGCGCGTCAAAATCAAACTCGCCGGTATTTGCGGCTCTGATAGCCATATTTATCGTGGCCATAATCCATTTGCAAAATATCCACGCGTAATCGGCCATGAATTTTTCGGCGTGATTGACGCGGTGGGCGAGGGTGTTGATGAGACGCGCCTTGGTCAGCGTGTATCCGTAGATCCGGTCATTAGCTGCGGGAATTGCTATCCGTGTTCAGTCGGCAAGCCAAACGTGTGCACTTCGCTGGTGGTATTGGGTGTGCATCGCGATGGGGGATTCAGTGAATACGCTGTCGTGCCATCGAAAAATGCGTGGCACATTCCCGATGCGATTGAAGATAAACATGCGGTGATGGTGGAGCCTTTCACTATCGCGGCCAATGTCACCGGGCATGCACAGCCTACAGAGCATGATGTGGCGTTGATTTACGGCGCAGGCCCGATGGGGCTGGTCACCGTACAGGCGCTGAAAGGCGTTTATCGCGTGAAGCAGGTGATCGTCGTCGATCGTATTGAAGAACGTCTGGCGATGGCGCAGCGCAGCGGGGCTGACTGGGTCATCAATAATGCTGAACAGTCCCTTCAGGCGGTACTGGACGAGAAGGGGGTTAAACCGACCTTAATCATTGATGCCGCGTGTCATCCATCGATTTTACAGGAGGCGATTACCCTGGCTTCACCGGCCGCGCGGATTGTGCTGATGGGCTTCTCCAGCGAACCAAGCCAAATTGTGCAGCAGGGCATCACCGGCAAAGAGCTGTCGATATTTTCTACACGCCTCAACGCCAACAAATTCCCGGTCGTTATCGACTGGCTGGAAAAAGGACTGATCAATCCTGAAAAACTGGTTACCCATACCTTTGACTATCACCACGTAACAGACGCAATCGAACTGTTTGAGAAAGATCAGCGGCAGTGCTGCAAAGTCTTGCTCACGTTCGGTCAATAA
- a CDS encoding methyltransferase, with amino-acid sequence MLTQTNLSEVERKDAVYLLEQSMGFVWQASLRAAAELGVADRLLDGDKTAGQLGDELNVDGVFLQRVMRILSSRKVFHESPDGLFSLTPAARFLCTNHNHSLRAAVLMLTDKTFWQPAAEISDIVAGKQVFKDLFGMSFYDYWGQDSSATRENVFHAGMSSMSSVENEVLVECYDFPEGATVVDIAGGFGNLLLNVLRRNPSLNGILFDQENVLAGNRLHLLGDDTRWTTVAGSFFEACPQADIYLLKYILMDWPDAQASKILQTCRKSMKPNSRLLILEPVIKDNNNEPGRYQIDLLLLTSFDGGRARTEQEYADMLADAGLKLNRVIHTPSYLSIIEAVLA; translated from the coding sequence ATGTTAACGCAAACAAATTTATCTGAAGTAGAGCGTAAAGATGCCGTGTATTTGTTAGAGCAGAGTATGGGATTTGTCTGGCAGGCCTCATTACGGGCAGCGGCAGAGCTAGGTGTTGCTGACCGACTCCTTGACGGTGATAAAACAGCCGGACAACTCGGGGATGAGCTGAATGTTGACGGGGTATTTTTGCAGCGAGTGATGAGAATACTGTCTTCTCGCAAGGTATTCCATGAATCGCCGGATGGTTTGTTCTCACTCACACCGGCAGCACGATTTTTATGCACCAACCATAATCACTCTTTACGAGCAGCGGTTCTGATGCTGACGGATAAAACCTTTTGGCAACCGGCGGCGGAAATAAGCGATATTGTTGCAGGAAAACAAGTGTTTAAGGATTTGTTCGGGATGTCTTTCTATGACTATTGGGGGCAAGATAGTTCGGCAACCAGGGAAAATGTTTTTCATGCGGGAATGTCTTCGATGTCGAGTGTGGAAAATGAAGTGCTTGTCGAGTGCTATGATTTTCCGGAAGGGGCCACGGTTGTCGATATCGCCGGTGGATTTGGTAATTTGCTGTTAAACGTGTTGCGCAGGAATCCCTCTCTAAATGGCATCTTATTCGATCAGGAAAACGTGCTTGCTGGAAATCGTCTGCATTTATTGGGCGACGATACCCGGTGGACAACCGTCGCAGGCAGTTTTTTTGAAGCCTGCCCGCAAGCCGATATCTATTTATTGAAATATATTTTAATGGACTGGCCAGATGCTCAAGCCAGTAAAATATTACAGACATGTCGGAAATCGATGAAACCAAACTCCCGATTATTAATTCTGGAACCTGTTATTAAAGACAATAATAACGAACCGGGGCGATATCAAATCGACTTATTATTATTGACCAGCTTTGACGGAGGGCGAGCGCGCACTGAGCAAGAATATGCCGATATGCTGGCAGATGCCGGGTTAAAACTCAATCGGGTGATACATACACCGTCCTATTTATCGATTATAGAAGCTGTTTTAGCCTAA
- a CDS encoding YnfC family lipoprotein, with product MKKLAVMIALASVLAGCDNASAPLSFTPEMASFSNEFDFDPLRGPVKDFTQTLFNEKGEVSKRVTGTLSAEGCFDKLELHDLDANTGVALVLDANFYLDAETQQQKIKLQGKCQLAELPSAGVTWDTDDKGFIVSAHGKEMEVNYRYDADGYPLGKTTKAGGQQLSVAATPSKDKRKKLDYSAVSLLNEKQLGTVQQRCEYDGYDNPVSCDLSIKDESVKPAVERKFTIKNSIDYY from the coding sequence GTGAAGAAATTAGCAGTGATGATTGCGCTGGCAAGCGTACTGGCAGGATGTGATAACGCCTCCGCGCCGCTGTCGTTCACGCCAGAGATGGCCAGTTTTTCGAATGAATTTGATTTTGACCCACTACGTGGACCGGTTAAAGATTTCACCCAGACGCTGTTTAACGAAAAGGGTGAAGTAAGCAAACGTGTTACCGGCACCCTGTCTGCTGAAGGGTGTTTCGACAAACTCGAGCTGCACGATCTCGACGCGAATACGGGCGTTGCGCTGGTACTTGATGCCAATTTTTACCTCGATGCCGAGACGCAGCAGCAAAAGATCAAGCTGCAGGGCAAGTGCCAGCTGGCTGAATTACCCTCTGCGGGCGTGACCTGGGATACTGACGACAAAGGTTTCATTGTTAGCGCGCACGGAAAAGAGATGGAAGTGAACTATCGCTATGATGCTGATGGTTATCCGCTGGGTAAAACCACAAAAGCTGGCGGGCAGCAGCTTTCCGTGGCTGCAACACCATCAAAAGATAAGCGCAAAAAACTGGATTATTCCGCGGTGAGTTTGCTCAACGAGAAGCAGCTTGGCACGGTGCAACAACGCTGTGAATACGATGGCTATGACAACCCGGTGAGCTGCGATCTGAGTATTAAGGATGAGAGCGTCAAGCCTGCGGTTGAGCGCAAGTTTACGATTAAAAACAGCATTGATTATTATTGA
- a CDS encoding DUF1161 domain-containing protein has translation MKRLTWITTLLLIGASPAALAAPDSCERVKSDIQQRIINNGVPESGFTLNIVPNDQADQPDAQVVGHCANDTFKILYTRTSSGNSPASSAGAQENAPTEPQ, from the coding sequence ATGAAACGGTTAACCTGGATTACCACCCTGTTGTTGATTGGTGCTTCACCTGCGGCACTGGCCGCCCCGGATTCTTGCGAACGCGTCAAAAGCGATATTCAACAGCGCATTATCAATAACGGCGTACCTGAATCGGGTTTCACGCTAAATATTGTCCCTAACGATCAAGCCGATCAGCCGGACGCGCAAGTTGTGGGCCATTGCGCCAACGATACGTTCAAGATTCTCTACACGCGCACCAGCAGCGGTAATTCTCCCGCCAGTAGCGCAGGTGCACAAGAAAACGCGCCAACCGAGCCGCAATAA
- the dmsD gene encoding Tat proofreading chaperone DmsD yields MKEVSTRESFAVSARVLGALFYFSPDSEHAAPLVNALTTTDWCRDWPLAEESLLPVADTLRATADETLPEAWQRLFIGPWALPAPPWSSVWLDRESVLFGESTLALRQWMRDNGITFDVPQNEPEDHFGTLLMLAAWLRENGRDNECDQLLACHLLPWSQRFLAVFVENARHPFYVGIAELAQMTLADWQSRQPIPVVQKTLYR; encoded by the coding sequence ATGAAAGAGGTTTCAACCCGCGAGTCATTCGCCGTGAGCGCCCGAGTCCTCGGCGCATTATTTTACTTTTCTCCTGACAGCGAGCATGCAGCGCCACTGGTCAATGCGTTAACGACGACCGACTGGTGCCGCGACTGGCCGCTGGCGGAGGAATCGTTACTGCCCGTCGCCGATACACTGCGCGCAACCGCGGATGAAACCCTGCCCGAGGCCTGGCAACGTCTGTTCATTGGCCCCTGGGCGTTACCTGCGCCACCGTGGAGCTCCGTCTGGCTGGATCGTGAGTCCGTGCTGTTTGGGGAGTCCACACTCGCACTGCGTCAGTGGATGCGCGATAACGGCATTACCTTCGACGTGCCGCAAAACGAGCCGGAAGACCATTTCGGGACATTGCTGATGCTGGCCGCGTGGTTGCGTGAAAATGGTCGCGATAACGAATGCGATCAACTGCTGGCATGCCACCTGCTGCCATGGAGCCAGCGTTTCCTGGCGGTATTTGTGGAAAATGCACGCCATCCTTTTTACGTCGGTATCGCTGAACTCGCTCAGATGACGCTGGCTGACTGGCAATCCCGCCAGCCGATCCCGGTCGTTCAAAAAACGCTTTATCGTTAA
- a CDS encoding DUF1283 family protein produces the protein MTTLRKRLCLATLLSLTALAFTAPVSAQTSKLIIESGDSAQSRQNAAMDKEQWNDTRNLRQKVNKRAEKEWDKEDVAFDSRDKCQQSANVNAYWEANTLRCLDRRTGRTVAP, from the coding sequence ATGACGACTTTACGCAAACGCCTCTGCCTGGCGACCCTGCTTTCCCTGACGGCACTCGCCTTCACCGCGCCGGTTTCTGCACAAACCAGCAAACTGATTATTGAATCAGGTGATAGTGCCCAAAGCCGCCAGAATGCAGCCATGGATAAAGAACAATGGAATGACACGCGTAATCTTCGCCAGAAGGTAAACAAACGCGCTGAAAAAGAGTGGGACAAAGAAGATGTCGCGTTTGATTCACGCGATAAATGCCAGCAAAGCGCGAACGTGAATGCCTACTGGGAAGCGAATACTCTGCGCTGTCTGGATCGCCGGACCGGCCGTACCGTTGCGCCATAA
- a CDS encoding YnfA family protein has product MIKTTLLFFATALCEIIGCFLPWLWLKRGASVFLLLPAGIALALFVWLLTLHPAASGRVYAAYGGVYVCTALLWLRVVDGVKLSAYDWAGALVALCGMLIIVAGWGRT; this is encoded by the coding sequence ATGATCAAAACAACGCTGCTTTTCTTTGCGACCGCACTGTGTGAAATCATCGGCTGCTTCTTGCCCTGGCTCTGGCTAAAACGCGGCGCTTCGGTGTTCCTTTTGCTGCCAGCAGGCATCGCGCTGGCCTTATTCGTTTGGTTGTTAACGCTGCACCCGGCGGCGAGTGGGCGCGTTTACGCGGCCTACGGCGGGGTCTATGTATGCACGGCGCTTCTTTGGTTGCGCGTCGTTGATGGCGTGAAATTAAGCGCCTACGACTGGGCGGGGGCGCTGGTTGCGCTGTGCGGCATGTTGATTATCGTTGCCGGATGGGGTCGGACATAA
- the speG gene encoding spermidine N1-acetyltransferase yields MASPLAVKLRPLEREDLRFVHQLDNNASVMRYWFEEPYEAFVELSDLYDKHIHDQSERRFVVECNGDKAGLVELVEINHIHRRAEFQIIISPDFQGKGLATRAAKLAMDYGFTVLNLYKLYLIVDKENEKAIHIYRKLGFMVEGELIHEFFINGEYRNTIRMCIFQHQYLVEHKAHGTTILKPTAQ; encoded by the coding sequence ATGGCCAGCCCGTTAGCAGTAAAACTTAGACCGCTTGAGCGCGAGGATTTGCGCTTTGTGCATCAACTCGACAATAACGCCAGCGTGATGCGTTACTGGTTCGAAGAGCCTTACGAGGCGTTTGTCGAGCTGTCTGATCTGTACGACAAACACATTCACGACCAGAGCGAACGTCGTTTCGTGGTGGAGTGTAATGGCGATAAAGCCGGTTTGGTTGAGCTGGTTGAGATCAACCACATTCACCGCCGGGCAGAGTTTCAAATCATCATTTCGCCGGATTTCCAGGGGAAAGGCCTCGCCACCCGCGCGGCAAAACTGGCGATGGATTATGGGTTTACGGTATTAAACCTGTATAAGCTCTATCTGATTGTTGATAAAGAAAATGAAAAGGCAATACACATCTATCGCAAGCTTGGCTTTATGGTGGAAGGCGAGCTAATACACGAGTTCTTTATTAACGGTGAGTACCGCAACACCATCCGAATGTGCATTTTCCAGCATCAGTATTTAGTGGAACACAAAGCACACGGCACCACGATTTTGAAACCAACCGCGCAGTAA
- the manD gene encoding D-mannonate dehydratase ManD has protein sequence MKIVGAEVFVTCPGRNFVTLKITTDDGLVGLGDATLNGRELSVASYLKDHLCPQLIGRDAHRIEDIWQFFYKGAYWRRGPVTMSAISAVDMALWDIKAKAAGMPLYQLLGGASREGVMVYCHTTGHTIDDVLEDYARHKEMGFKAIRVQCGVPGMKTTYGMSKGKGLAYEPATKGDWPEEQLWSTEKYLDFTPKLFDAVRSKFGYDEHLLHDMHHRLTPIEAARFGKSIEEFRLFWMEDPTPAENQECFRLIRQHTVTPIAVGEVFNSIWDCKQLIEEQLIDYIRTTMTHAGGITGMRRIADFASLYQVRTGSHGPSDLSPICHAAALHFDLWVPNFGVQEYMGYSEQMLEVFPHSWTFDNGYMHPGEKPGLGIEFDEKLAAKYPYDPAYLPVARLEDGTLWNW, from the coding sequence ATGAAGATTGTCGGGGCTGAAGTTTTTGTTACCTGCCCAGGGCGCAATTTTGTCACCCTCAAAATCACCACCGATGACGGTCTCGTGGGGTTGGGTGATGCCACCCTCAACGGACGCGAACTTTCTGTGGCGTCTTACCTGAAAGATCACCTCTGCCCGCAGCTGATTGGGCGCGATGCACACCGCATCGAAGACATTTGGCAGTTCTTCTACAAAGGCGCGTACTGGCGTCGTGGACCGGTCACGATGTCTGCGATCTCGGCGGTGGATATGGCGCTGTGGGATATCAAAGCCAAAGCCGCGGGGATGCCGCTTTATCAATTGCTGGGTGGCGCGTCACGCGAAGGGGTGATGGTGTATTGTCACACCACCGGGCACACCATTGATGATGTGCTGGAAGATTATGCGCGTCATAAAGAGATGGGCTTCAAGGCGATCCGCGTCCAGTGCGGCGTGCCGGGAATGAAAACCACCTACGGGATGTCAAAAGGAAAAGGGCTGGCATACGAGCCTGCGACCAAAGGCGACTGGCCGGAAGAGCAGCTCTGGTCGACCGAAAAATACCTCGATTTCACGCCAAAACTGTTTGATGCCGTGCGCAGTAAGTTTGGCTACGACGAGCATCTTTTGCATGATATGCATCATCGCCTGACGCCTATCGAAGCCGCGCGTTTTGGTAAGAGCATCGAAGAATTCCGCCTGTTCTGGATGGAAGATCCAACCCCTGCCGAAAATCAGGAGTGCTTCCGTTTAATTCGCCAGCACACGGTCACGCCGATTGCCGTGGGTGAGGTATTCAACAGTATCTGGGATTGCAAACAGCTGATCGAAGAACAGCTCATCGACTATATCCGTACCACGATGACCCACGCGGGGGGCATCACCGGGATGCGCCGCATCGCCGATTTTGCCTCGCTGTATCAGGTTCGTACTGGCTCGCACGGCCCGTCAGATCTGTCGCCGATTTGCCACGCTGCCGCGCTGCATTTCGACCTGTGGGTGCCAAACTTCGGTGTACAGGAATATATGGGGTATTCCGAGCAAATGCTGGAAGTCTTCCCGCACAGCTGGACCTTTGATAACGGCTACATGCATCCGGGTGAAAAGCCGGGCTTGGGCATTGAGTTCGACGAAAAACTGGCCGCCAAATATCCGTACGATCCCGCGTATTTACCGGTCGCGCGTCTCGAAGATGGCACCTTGTGGAACTGGTAA